One window from the genome of Phycisphaerales bacterium encodes:
- a CDS encoding pyridoxal-dependent decarboxylase, protein MRSDRVAEILHAAADLAAEYLRRSDDPQTPVTLNPPPSAIHQRVPLALDGPPVPVDELMEQARDLMELSVRTGSANFSNQLFSGFDPVAIVGEWLTAVMNASMYTYEVAPAMTLVEREVIARMGKAIGWTGCEGLFTPGGSLSNLMAMLMARQRALPGVKSHGLGGSKPVVFTSAEAHYSVERAAVILGLGTDGVVQVPQDRYGRMRVDALEHAVRRVRAEGRQPMLVVATAGSTVLGAYDPIDVIADVTEREGLWLHVDGAYGASALLSEQRRELMAGAERADSLTWCVHKMLNVPLSASVIIVREPGLLHQCNAVHAEYLYHADNDAPDLDTGEMSIQCGRRVDALKVWLAWKARGDAGMAQIVDRKFELASMMRDLVRERERFELLSDPDEVGGGCNTCFVYHAPSLDGLPADRRLRAIDASTHVLRERVRLRGRVLTNYAPVFGVRAFRHVSANDRATEAELALMLDEIEAVGHDLDLRPLADAETRPAP, encoded by the coding sequence ATGCGGTCCGACCGCGTGGCCGAGATCCTGCATGCCGCCGCCGACCTGGCCGCCGAATACCTGCGTCGCAGCGACGACCCGCAGACACCGGTGACGCTGAACCCGCCGCCGAGCGCCATCCACCAGAGGGTGCCGCTGGCGCTCGACGGGCCGCCGGTGCCCGTCGACGAGCTCATGGAACAGGCCCGCGACCTCATGGAGCTCTCGGTCCGCACGGGCAGCGCCAATTTCTCGAACCAGCTCTTCAGCGGGTTCGACCCCGTCGCGATCGTGGGTGAGTGGCTGACGGCCGTCATGAACGCCTCGATGTACACCTACGAGGTCGCGCCGGCGATGACGCTGGTCGAGCGCGAGGTGATCGCGCGCATGGGCAAGGCCATCGGCTGGACCGGGTGCGAGGGCCTGTTCACGCCCGGCGGCAGCCTCTCGAACCTCATGGCGATGCTGATGGCCCGCCAGCGGGCGCTGCCCGGCGTCAAGAGCCACGGATTGGGCGGCTCGAAGCCGGTCGTCTTCACGTCGGCCGAGGCGCACTACTCGGTCGAGCGGGCGGCGGTCATCCTGGGGCTGGGGACCGACGGCGTCGTACAGGTGCCGCAGGACCGCTACGGCAGGATGCGCGTCGATGCGCTCGAGCACGCCGTGCGGCGGGTCCGAGCCGAGGGACGCCAGCCCATGCTGGTGGTGGCGACGGCGGGCTCGACGGTGCTCGGTGCGTACGATCCGATCGATGTGATCGCCGACGTGACGGAGCGCGAAGGGCTGTGGCTGCACGTCGACGGCGCGTACGGTGCCAGCGCGCTGCTGAGCGAGCAGCGGCGGGAGCTCATGGCGGGTGCCGAGCGGGCCGACTCGCTGACCTGGTGCGTACACAAGATGCTGAACGTGCCGCTGAGCGCGTCGGTCATCATCGTGCGTGAGCCGGGGCTCTTGCACCAGTGCAACGCGGTGCACGCCGAGTACCTGTACCACGCCGACAACGACGCGCCGGACCTGGACACGGGCGAGATGAGCATCCAGTGCGGCCGGCGGGTCGATGCGCTCAAGGTATGGCTTGCGTGGAAGGCGCGGGGTGATGCGGGCATGGCCCAGATCGTCGATCGCAAGTTCGAGCTTGCCTCGATGATGCGCGACCTCGTGCGAGAGCGAGAGCGGTTCGAATTACTGAGCGATCCGGATGAGGTCGGCGGCGGGTGCAACACCTGCTTCGTGTACCACGCGCCTTCGCTCGACGGGTTGCCGGCCGATCGGCGGCTGCGGGCCATCGATGCGAGCACGCACGTGCTACGCGAACGCGTCCGGCTGCGGGGACGCGTGCTGACGAACTACGCGCCGGTGTTCGGCGTGCGGGCGTTCAGGCACGTTTCTGCTAACGATCGGGCGACCGAGGCCGAACTGGCGTTGATGCTCGACGAGATCGAGGCGGTGGGGCACGACCTCGATCTGCGTCCGCTGGCGGATGCCGAGACCCGGCCAGCACCCTGA